AAGGAGCCACGCTATGATAGTGACCTACTCCGCCACCCAACATACCATCCACCCGACCCAGGTAAATGCAGTTACGACGGCTCAGTCCAGTGACCACTACCCTCGCAGCCAAGTAACTATTGAAGACCAGCCCAAGGAAGACTAGCCAATCGAGGATTAACCAACCTGTGTGTGCGCCATTACATATGTCCCCTGACTCCAACAATGCCAGAGACCAGCCACAAAGAAGAATCATAAGGAACCCAGTCCTGTCCAGGGTATAAGATCTGTCCACACCTTCAGAGATGATACGCAGGGATTCCACAATCCCCAAATAACAtaaatacaaaagaaaaacacaagacATCTAGTTCCAACTGGGGGCTACCCTCACCCACAATGAGGACATACATGGCCATGtcaaccaccaccacacccaccatctACCCGCCTCACTGCTGTGGTGCCACTCATCCATAAACAAAGTGAAGGGTACCTAAACAGTATTCCCTCCTTGTAAAAACAAAGATTACAGCACATAAAAAACAAAATGGGAAAATACTGGGCAACCCTCATGTCGCACAACTGATTCAGGATTATTTTCACCATATAATAGAATAGCAGGCCTCTGCGCTCATATATCATACACACTTGTCAGCATAAACGACAATAACATAAAATTAGAGGCATATTCACAAGGGGATAAATTTCAGGAATATTGATGAACTGCAGAATAATATCACCACCCATGGAGGTGGGAAAGGCCAAAGCCATGACAGGTTCTCGAAGCTTTCAGGATCCCTCCAGAGTTCCATCGAAGCCCCCGCACCTCGGCTATGCTGTCGTTCCGAAGCCCAGGTCATGAGAAATCTTGGCCCCTGGTGGGAGGCGATGACCCATCACATCCACCCACCTCCAAGCCATGTCAATAAATATTGAGGACAAGACAGTGGACAACCAAGAtagccaggggcagcacggtggcgcagtgggttagcgctgctgcctcacggcactgaggtcccaggttcgaacccggctctgggtcactgtccgtgtggagtttgcacattctacccatgtttgcgtgggtttcgcccccacaacccaaatatgtgctgggtaggtggattgaacacactaaattgccccttaattggaaaaatgaattgggtactctaaatttataaaataaaaaaaaattaaaaattgaaaCGCCCAGCGTTCAAATCGAGATTGCAAAAGCATGGCATGGCCACCAGTTCTCCAATCCGGCCTGGAAGTCGTCCCAGGCTCCCCTTTGCAGACCGAGCACACGGACATTCTCTGTCCAGCCCCATCTCTCCGAACCAACCAGGATGTTCGACCtaccatgcagcaggattttCAAGGACTGAAAGTGAGCCCCCACTGAGGGGACTGCCCTATCGACTGACTGGATTCTCTTCTCCGCTGCATCTATTCTCTTTGAGATATCCCGCAGTTTATCAGTGTGAACTGCGTTTCccatttgagagggagagctgactggtggtttaaagtgaggatcaccacacctcagacaaggttGAGATGACGGGgggcccttcatgaataacctcagccggtcacAGTGATACTGGCCTGAAACTACGTTATATCAAAACGAAAGAGGCAGCAGGATAGCAAGTAAATACTTAAAAGGGGAAGAGCGAGACCATGCCAGAAGCAAAGTGTAGGTTAAATTTAACATggggtttttcaaactgcgggtCGCAACCAGTAGGTGGTTTGCAGGCGGGCGTCGGCAGGGTAACAGAGCGATTGGTTGTGGCGTTCGCAATCGCGGGAAAAGCACCCAACGGCCAAaaccggcttttaaattgagaatctcGGCCGTGACTGGCTTTTAAATAGAATGATACAGTTTTCCAGCAAgtagcggcagcagagagcaggtcaagcACCTGACACGTACACTGATGCCACGCAACTTGTACATCCATGCTTTTTTcacaaaatcacagaggagagattcctccattttctagctccGAGCAAGCAAGGCAATAGGACTGtggagaactgaagatggatcgttttaaacaaagaaaaaaatgaaatctgaaataaagcagtgtaaaggtgatttcttgagttgtggcactgttaattgtgccaatgcaaatcaaggatgcaaagctcatgtgtgttctatgcagggaagtactggcaaatgaaagtttaaaaccctcaaaacttcaaagacatgacGTGTTTGAGGACaaactcttgatttttttttttcaaaagatgcagcgagaacttaaatcatcagttgAAGTCCTGAGCAGAAATTTACCATTGAATGATAAAACAAgggagatcgtgaggaccaagcaggctcacctgtcgcattaaaagtAAGCAAAAAGGTGTGTCGCAAAGGTCAGGTGGCGTGGGACGCGAAGGTCAGGTGGTGTAGGTCGCGAAGGTCAGgttgcgtgggtcgcgaaggtcaggtTGCGTGGTTTGTGAAGGTCAGGTTGCGTGGTTCGCGAAGGTCAGgtggcatgggtcgtgaaggtcagttGGTGTAGGTCGCGACGGTCAGGTTGCGTGGTTCGCGAAGGTCAGGTGGTGTAGGTCGCAAAGGTCAGGTTGCGTGTTTTGCGAAGGTTAGGTTGCAtttgtcccgaaggtcggccggttgctAAAAgggggtcccgggaaaaaagtttgataaTCACTGATTTAAAATACATAAAATGGGCTTAATATCTTCTGTGTTTTGTGTTTCAATTCAATTCTGATATAACTCAAATACTGGACTTAAGGTGTACATTCCTGTTAAATTGATATACTTACTGTCATCTGTTTGTGGTTGTGTTCTTAGAGAGACAATGCAGTGCCCCTGTCTACCTCAGCCCTTCACAGGTGGCTTTCTCGAAGACTGTTGGGAGTGGGACATTAATGCCAAGTCACCAGCGGTGTTACTTTCTCCTTGCCGGAGAGCAGTTTACTTCCACGTTGACTCCCTCTTACAAAGTGAAGCTACAGCTGGAGTGAGAGGAACAAAAGGTGGCAGCAAAATAGACATTTCTGTGGCGTGTTTTCGTTTTGCTAAGATACCAGGTCATTGCCAAACTGGGGAAAGGTTATTTTAGATACATGATCAAGTGTCTCACATCAACACATTTTCTAATGTATCGACGGCCTTAGTTTGCATCCATCTTGGGGCTTTCATGCTGATACCCACTGTAATGTTATGGTAGGTGGACCCAATCATTTTGTTTCGCTGGCACAGTCCTGATTTGTGCCCCATCGCCCTGTGGTCAATGTAAGGAAAATCAATTGTTGCCTCAATCTGGTAACAGATTAGCAGTAATTTTGTGCTCTGGATTCTTGTCCACTTGCAAATGGAGTGTGACGAGTTTTCCTGACAGAAATCGAGAAGGAAGGGAAAGAAGAGGGGGAGGAAGTGAGAATCTCAGTTCACTCATCATGGCTTCAGCGATATACCAAATCTCAACGCCATCATCCAATTTGTACCGTGGCATTCCTGACTGGATGTCGAATGCCAGAAGTACgagagtaaagtcaccatagtcgcaGATGACCATAGctgcccctttgagggggaaagcgGACTtgtgctgatttaacctgaggatcacccacacctcaagtgaggggcaaggttgaggaggcagagccttcatgaataacctcagccagtacgccaattgagctaaaccagcccccattaaTAGTGTTATAACATAATTCATGCAAAAAGAGGGACAATCGCGAGTTGGCCACCCATTTTATattattggaaaagaaaatggaaAGAGTGTAAAACTGGAGGCTGATTCCTTATGACCTGTTTATCAACCAGCGATAAAAGTTAAAATTACACCTAAAGTGATTCTGAAGTTTTTGTTCTGCTGCCATTGCAATCGCTTACTGCTTTGGAATTCAGCCACATTACATTTATTGTTAAGACTTTAATGTTTCACAGATAATATGGACAACAAACACAATCTAGACAATgcagtatagaatcatagaagaatcatagaattctgacagtgcagaaggaggccattcagcccaccaactctgcaccgaccctctgaaagagcaccctacctaggtccactcccccaccccatccctgtaaccccacctaacctgaaccccGGATAATAGAGAGTTTGCGCAGGGCCCTGGAACAGGACCCCTGGCTGTGTGGTCACCGGAGATGAAGTGTGAAGGCCTGTTATATTGGGTGCTATCTACCGGCCGTCCACGCTGGCAGGGTATACTGCTCCTGCGCGACAcaagggtttcccagcagcgagtAAATGCATTAActagaaaatcccattgacaatgccgGGGTCGCtacttcccgccggcgggacgctCCGCCGCTGATAACACACGGCGGGTTGGTCGGTTAATCCCGTCcattgtgttctgtgcctgttacttaatTACCTTTGTCTCatatcaataaacccctttgttaactaccggaagcctccagtgtatgacTCGAGCTACCACAGgcttcttcaccacctgctgcacctgcatgcttactttcagcgactggtgtacaaggacacccagatctcgttgcCCATTCCTGCCTCTCAATGTTTGGCATTCATATCATAAtgtaccttcctgtttttgcagcaaagttgataacctcacatttatccacattatacagaATCTTccattcatttacccactcactcaacttgtccaaatcacacaagcatttctgcatcctcctcacagctcaccctcccacccagctttgcatCATCTGAAATTCGGAGACTTTACATTTAGTTCCCCACctaaatcatttatattgtgaatatctggggtccaagcactgacccctgcagcactccactagtcactgcctgccatttggaaaagatctgtttgttcttactctttgtttttgtctgccaaccagttttctatccatctcaatacactatcacCAATCCTAATGCGTTTTAATGTTACACACTAATTTCTTATTTGAGGCTTTGCCGAaagccaaataaaccacatctactggttcccccgcATCAAGTCtgctataatataatataatctttattattgtcacaagtatgcttacattaacactgcaattaagttactgtgaaaagcccctagtcgccacattccggcgcctgctcgaggacacagagggagaattcagaatgtccaattcacctaacagcacgtctttcgggacttgtgggaagaaactggaggaaacccaacgcagacacagggagaacgtgcagactccgcacagacagtgacccaagctggaatcgaacctgggaccctggcgctgtgaagcaacagtactaaccactgtgctaccatactagttacatccttgaagaattccagtagatctgTCAAACATGATTCCCCTTTAgtaaatccacgctgactctATCCGATCCTGCTGCTGTTTTCCAAGTggtctgctattaaatcttttataatggactctagcatttccCTCACTATctacgtcaggctgactggtctataattccctgttttctctctacctccttttttaaatagttggttacattagctacccttgaatctgtaggaactgttccagagtctatagaatcttggaagttaACTACCAGTGTATCCATTATTTCTATGGTCactactctgggatgcagattatcaagcCCTGaggatttattggccttcaatcccatcaattttcccaacactATTTCTCTATGGAatgctgatttccttcagttcctccttctcacAAAACCCTATATTCCCCAACATTGCTCAtacgttatttgtgtcctcctttgtgaagacaggaccaaagtatgtatttagctggtcagccatttctttgctctCTATTATAAATTCCACCGTCAACAACCAAGAAATAAATCACCCCGAAGCCTTCACAattgtggctggagacttcaaccaggccaacctcaggaaggttctacccaaactccatcaacatatgtCCTGCCCCATCAGAGGTGCAAACACTCTGGGCCACCGCTACACgagcatcaaaggtgcctaccgctccattccccgacctcactttggcaaatccaaccacaagtcggtattcctacttccggcttacaaaTAGCAacccatgcgctctttgaatgtttgccattaccTATCCACTGTATTCCCTTTTAAGTAACATTCCTCAATCCATCATAGTCAACGCACCCCTTATAACATCATTGTTTCCTTTATTAGATTCAGGACCCCGAGTCGcagaatcaactacgtcactCTCCACCTTAATGAAGAATTCCAgcatattatgatcgctcatccccaagggaccTCGCAAAACTAAACtgtcaattattcctttctcattgcacaatacccagtgcAGGATGGCCTGTTTtcgagttggttcctcaacatactgctccagaaaaccatcccatctgcactccaggaattcctcctctacagtcttgattttcccaatctatgtgcagattaaagtcacccataattaaagATGGTCCTTTATCgcatgtgtctctaatttcctgtataATACCATTCCCAAAATCACCACAACAGTTGGGAGTCGATATACCACCCCCATGACTGTTTATTGCCCCATGGTGTTTCTCAGtactacccatacagattcaatgtcatcagagctaatatccttcctcactattgcgttaatttcctcttcAACCAGCAATACAACCCCACTGCCGTTTCCATTTTGTCTgttcttcctaaatactgaacacCTCTGGAGTTCAATTCCCATCCAGGGCCACCTTTTAAGTTTCCGAACTCCCAACTATAATCATACCCGTTACATCTATTTGTGCAATGAATTTATCCACTTCATCGTGAATCCTCCGCGCACTcaggcacaaagcctttaaggCTTGCCTTCTTCACATTACTTACCTGATAACGTTTTTGCACCCTCCCAAGTTTCATTTTTGTAATTCCCTCCAATCATTGTGCAACCATTATTCCAGCAGTTCCACTTCATTTTATGTTGTATTCTCTCTGTCATTTCAGTTGCTTTCAATCTTAGTTATTTCAACCATAAAAACATATAAAAAACCACTCATTAATATTGCTAATTTTTAAACTACTTTATGCCCAAATGTGGATGCTGATAATATTAACTGACAAAAGTTTAATATGTGAGCACCATATGTCACCATTTTGTGTTGCAGCAGCTGTATCAAATCATTTAAAATAAACTCAATTAAAATCACAGATTATTGTCTGAATCCAGTCACATTCGTTCACCAATATTTCCAGCAGCAATTTCACATTTTACCTGTTTCTTGAGAAAATACTCTGGTGAAGACATGGGAAACGAAAAGGAGACTAAACAATATACTGTTATCTCAAAATGTTTGGGCGCGAAGTAACATTAATGTGGCTCTgaacattgtttggaatcatatATTGAACATATTGAGCAATTGAAAATATATTTAGTAAATCCACCTTTTTATTCATCATTGCAGGGTTTACCCATGGGGTACACTATTGGGAAGTGAAATTTCTTGAACCTCCATATGGTACATCTGTCATGGTGGGTGCAGGGACTAAGCAAGCACGTCTTCATCTTGGCAATTACACATTTGTAAACTTGCTGGGTAAGTAAGAATGGTGTcagctttaataaggacacgggagtccacaccgagtaaagtaacaaattagatttatttacaataggTATATAGACTGCCCGGCATCGCCCTACTGGGTTCCCCTCTTTCTGGTCTGTGCCTCAcaggccgaccttttatacaataGTTAATTAGAGTTCCCCCGCCCCCTAGTGGAGTTCTTGTGATCCCGAGGACCACGGAAAAGACAAGCAGCCCCACCGCATAGGTCCCATGCGGGATATTAcattgtgttgttactcgtgtcttaataaagctcgtagtctcaaatgtggagaagatgctttattgtgagttcgttctctcttcagagctgtttcctaaggttaccttcagtgctcctagctggtgtgggtgtatctgtcctgctccaagttctgccctctgtgaagtgtgtcctaacttcctgtccccgtctatttatatggctctcccgtgccccctctagtgtttgctcagttgtattgcatctagttaacttgtgatcaccacatccccctttttctctttacatattttctgtacatcgttaaagaaaattgtacatcctgtcctggtgtatttatagctctccctctggtgtttgctcagttgttttgtatctagtcaatctacgatcaccacatccccctttttctctttacatatttgctgtacatcgttaaagaaaattgtagaaaacagttacttatgatatgcgtatctatacaggtgatggtgctattgcatattgtacaaagccaatgtagttatatgtccaatcttaataaaaacatttatgagtccaaacttgatgaatttgttcagagctttttttttttctttttgttgttgatgacgtggtgatattgatattgcaagtccgctgtgaatgttgttggtgttccttgttattttaagtacccaatgcatcatcccgaggtgtgtgcatggtcacctcactgatgttgactggcatggacttttttctgtgcttgtggtgttgatttattgtctcatccgccttggatgctggtgtgcttgctcctcttctggagcagacgtgagtttgtgcgattcgttgtcatcccatgacaagtttgtagtcttgtcatcgttttgcagtgtgctgtggcattgtccttcatgtgccgagtagtaccattgtgtacaagtcgttgtttcattgctgttgtttctgtcgttcctgtttttgttgttttcgttgccgtacttgttgctgtttttgtcgtttctgtctttggtgttggcactgtcgttgttcctgactttgttgttttcgttgccgttcgtgttgctgtttttgtcgtttctgtcgttggtgttgtcgctatctttgttcctgactttgttgttttcgttgccgttcttgttgtttctgtctctgtcgttgtcgctatctttgtgcctgactttgttgtttgtcttgtcgcgcttcatgttgcttttgttcttgctgttgtttgtcccgtttctgctgtgcttcttttgacttttgtttttcttgttatactctattcgtgtcccgagtggataatttgagtcattgagcatttcgtctcgagagtggtgcgaatgatctgatgttgcattggtgcaggtgacctcaatcatttgtggagaattggattcctcatctttgctttcttggtgctcctcttccggagtcaaattcttctcgatttcatttgacgcggtatctctggattcttggcgctcctcttctggagtcaaaacctccatgattacaattgacgtgatgtctgtgaacttctggcgctcctcttctggagtccaaatctgcatgatttcagttgacgtggtgtctccggactcttggtgctccgcttctggagttgaaatcttcatgatttccgttgatgttgtctcactggactccaggtgctcctcttctgcgCGGcttgcgcagtttaaaaaagatcgcggtgccgatcgtgatgcgcatgcgcggcttgcgcatgcgcatcacgatcggcaccgcaatcttttttaaactgcgcatgcgcggcttccggttccggcgcatgcgcagacgccatttgtagttctttgcttaccggagactgcaaaatgtgctccaacgccattttttggcgtttttcgcagatttcagggatttttctttcccaccaggactcgatctccaaaattcgtaagtaatcttctcttcccgatttggacagggtttcagcgttttggctttgtgagaaattcttgttatttcttctttttgatctgtacttttcattcgcgatttcttgttcttttcgtgattttttaagttttgcatcactcagtctctgtgcagtttggactctgagcatgccttgctgttcaaatttctcacagtactcttcaaatttgtttagtaacgtttgtaagctgtttctgtcttcatcttttgagtatttaaatccattatacactttcctatttacaggccctgcggtgtgaattgctattttaatgttgtcggaggcttcttgtacctcattagctacgagataaaaatcaaacatttgtttaaaccttttccagacatttcttacattgccagtcaggtctagctgatctgggtatccaagccacatcctcgaattagcgatgtcttcccaagtcagaTGTCCAGtgggagatttccatgccattttgagctttctgtatctgccactgagttgtcctgtagtaagcgtctgaagccactcctgggtaccatgtgttgttactcgtgtcttaataaagctcgtagtctcaaatgtggagaagatgctttattgtgagttcgttctctcttcagagctgtttcctaaggttaccttcagtgctcctagctggtgtgggtgtatctgtcctgctccaagttctgccctctgtgaagtgtgtcctaacttcctgtccccgtctatttatatggctctcccgtgccccctctagtgtttgctcagttgtattgcatctagttaacttgtgatcaccacatacaTCAGCATATTACAGTCCTTAAGTGCTGGCCTAGTTCAGCTTATTATATGttaacatagtaagaagtcttacaataccaggttaaagtccaacaggtttttttggaaTTACGAACTTTctgagtgtagctccttcatcaggtgactcaccAGATGAatgagctacgctccgaaagctaagacttcttactgtgctcaccccagtccaacgccggcatctccacattatgttaACATAGTCCTCCTTCCACAGGTCAGGTTGCAGTCCATCCCTTCCAATCTCTTCAGGACAATCATAGGATCATAAGGaagaggagcaggaataggcaattcagcccctccagcctgcgctGTCATTTGATAACCTCAAGTCTGTTCTGACTGTGGATTGATCTCCACCTTCCCGCCtggtccccataacccctggatcccttgttgatcaagaatctaACTTAGCCTTGAATATGTTTAATGGTCCATTAAATATATTGAATATTccattgctctctggggaagagaattccaaagactaacgacacgctgagagaaaaaaaatcctccGCAGCTCAATCTTAAACGGAAGACGCCTTATGTTTAAACGTTGTCTCTTGATGCTGCAGTTCCTCACAAGACCACTTTCTAAATGACTgacatcacagaatcatagaatttacagtgcaaaaggaggccctttggcccatcacgtctgcactggcccttggaatgagcacccgacttaagcccacacttccaacctatccccgttacccagtaaccccccccccctattatTAGGTATTAGGCTGACTGGACcacagtttcctgctttctgtctccctcctttattGAATAGAGTTGTTATATTTGTGGCTTTCCAATCCGCTGAGACCTTTACAGAATCTGGGAAATTTTGGAAGATcaccatcaatgcatccactgtCTTTGCATCCACTTATTTTAAATTCCCAGGATGCAGATCCCATTTGCTTTCCTGGTGCTTTTTTCCGGTGATCTTGATTTAAGTTCCTCCCGTTTGCAcagcggtacagtggttagcactgctgccgcacagcgccagagacccgggttcaattccggccttgggtcattgtctgtgtggagtttgcactttctccccgtgtcggcgtgggtttcctccgggtgctctggtttcctcccacagcccaaagatgcagggtaggtggattggccatgttaaattgcctgtttgggttacggggatagggcgggggattgggtctaggtaagttgctctttcagagggtcggtgcagactcgatggaccaaatggccaccttctgcacagtaggaattcaatgattctacTATTCATGTGAGTCCATGGTCAGTTTACCAAATTGAGGTAAGTTGAAATTAAGAAGttctcttaaaaatattcatacaTCATGAATAAAAATAAGTTACTAACTCAGACATTTTAAAGTCTGTCAGTCTACAACAGTTAATGTGGGAGATTGTACGGCTTACACACAAATATGATGGTGCTCTGACTTTCTTAACATTTATATgaagcatttttttctttttcgaaTGCTATTTAAACAGAAAAATCTTAATACAAATATAAGCAAAACTGTAATCGCTAATGCTTCTGTTTGAATTATCCTGTTGGCCCACACTCAGTCCCCAAATGCTTTAGCTCAGCTACTGCtgattattttcatttcattcatgttccAGCTTAAgtggatcacagaattgttatggtgcaaaaGGTGGCCAcgtggcccattgtgtctgtccaAGCTCTCCACaaaagcatcatgacttagtgccattcccttgcctttcccccatacccctgcacaatGATTCTATTCAAATGATCATCTGCCCTACTGAATGCCTCAACTAAATCTTCCTCCACCACACATCCAGGCAttgatccttgtggcactccactcTGACATCctcccaacctgaaaatgacccaaatatgcctactctctgtttcttATTAGCTCGCCACTTCTATccgtgctaatatgttacccgCTACACGACAGACTCTTATTTTGTGAAATAACCTTTAATGTGGCACATCATTGAATGTCTTttagaaatccaagtacaccacatctacagaTCCCCCTCTATCTGTAAGAACCAAAAATGTTTCTCAATGTTTGGATCAGTCAGGTGATAGGATTCAAGGCCATCACTAGATTCCTTCAGAGGCAGGGGTAATTAATGGCACAAATCTGGTTCCCACAGAGCAGTCCGGAATCTTTGTCAACAGCCAGAGGTTTCAgatgttatagaatcatagaaaccctacggTGCTGAAGAGGGTATTTGGCCCATTCAgtcggcaccaaccctctgaaagaccaccctacctaggcccactcccctgctctatccccataaccccaccaaacctgcacacccctTGACATTAGTGGgtaattttagcatgtccaatccatgctggtttgcaggggctggtttagcacagggctaaatcgctggctttgaaagcagaccaaggcaggccaggagcacggttcaattcccgtaccagcctccccgaacaggcgccggaat
The window above is part of the Scyliorhinus canicula chromosome 9, sScyCan1.1, whole genome shotgun sequence genome. Proteins encoded here:
- the si:dkey-23n7.10 gene encoding SPRY domain-containing SOCS box protein 3 isoform X3 produces the protein MTLRRETMQCPCLPQPFTGGFLEDCWEWDINAKSPAVLLSPCRRAVYFHVDSLLQSEATAGVRGTKGFTHGVHYWEVKFLEPPYGTSVMVGAGTKQARLHLGNYTFVNLLGMDSESWGLSYKGTIWHGGRSKRYTEPFYDKATIIGVDLNLYDGTMAFYKNGHNLGVAFTGLNKVFCL